Genomic window (Avibacterium avium):
TATCGCCATTTGTAGCCTTTGGCAATTTCATCAAGCTAAAACCACGATCAGTCCGCTGTCGGTAGAAAAAACTTCGCAGCTTATCACAACAGGCATTTATGCGTTTAGCCGCAATCCGATGTATCTTAGTTTTGGTGATTTTACTCAGCTGGTTTTTATGGCTAGGCAATGGGCTGGCAATTTTTGGGCTGATCTTCTTTGTTCTCATTATGAACCAATTTCAAATTAAGCAAGAAGAACAAGTTCTACTACGGCTTTTCGGCAAAGACTATCAACAATATTGCCAGCAGGTTAGACGCTGGATATAACTCACCGTACAGAAAGTGCGGTCATTTTTTAGCATTTTTTCTACGCAAAAACTGTTTCACTTTTTCTTTCGGCAAACGGTAGAAAATTAAGGCAATAAAAATTAAGCCGCAGCCTAGTGCCTTATGGGGGGTGAGTGGCTCGTGGAAAATTAGCATACTCAAAAACAGCGTCCATACCGGCTCAAGCAGCATAATTAATGCGGCATTACCGACACTGGAATATTTCTGCCCGAGCGTTTGCAGTAAAAAGCGGAAATTGGTGGCGATCAACACGCTAGCAGCCAACCAGCCCCAAGTTTCATTGGGAATATTCGCAGGCCAAGTTTCCACAAACATTGAATACAAACCACATAAAATTCCAACCATAGCGAGCTGAATGGTGGTGAGTGGCAACACGGGAATATGGCGCGCATAATGATGATTAAGCACAAAATAGCTAGCAGCCAATAATGAAGTGAGCAAATACAGGCTGTTATCGGAAGAAAGATCAAATCCATTGTTGCCTAAGGCAAGAAAGTACAAGCCTAAAACCGCAATGGGTAAACAGAGCCAAAAGCTCGATTGTGGTTTTTGTTTAAACACGATCCAAGCCAGCAACGGTGCGATCAACATTGACAAACTGGTAAGAAACGCGCCTTCACCGAAATTGGTATTATTGGTGATGGCTAAAATCCAAACGCCAAGAAAAACCGCAAAAACACCACCAATTAGCACCGCACTTATCACTTGCTGGCGGTTTAAACGGCGTAAGTGAACGTAAGCAAAGGGCAGAAAAACCAGTGCAGCAAGAAAAAACCGCAAGCCGATAAATCCTACCGAGGGCAAAGCATCAATGGCATATTTTGAAAAGAACCAGCCAATGGCGGCCGAAATGGTCACAAATAAAAGGATAATTTCCCCACGATAACGTTCTAACATTGTTGTTCCTTATAATAGCACGCCATAACCACGGCGTTTTCTCGTCCACCGTCTAACGTTGGATAATAATTTTTGCGAATATCCACTTCGTTAAAGCCGCATTGTAGATAAAGTTTTTGCGCAATTTCATTGGATTGACGCACTTCTAACCATAACGTCAAAATGCCCTGTCCACGCAATTCATCAATTAACGAATGCAATAATTGCTTTCCTAAGCCTTGCCCTTGATAAGCTGGATCAATGGCAAGGTTGAACAGAGTCGCTTCATCAAGCACTTTTTGGCAAATAGCAAAGCCGATAATACGTTGATCTTTCTCCAATTTTAAATTGAAATAACGCTCGCCTTGATTATTTTTTAATGTACCTAATGACCAAGGCACAAGATGCGCCTGCTGTTCGATCTCAAATAATCGATCAAAATCCTGAGGTAGAATAGGGGAGATTTTTACCATTATGGGTTAATTCCTTGAATTTGTTGCCATAATTTACGTTTTTCTTGTGGGCTTGCCATAAAGGTTTTCCAGTCTGGTGAATGCCATTGACTCAACGCTTTTTGACAATAAGGTAAAGTGCGGTGGATTTTTTCAGAATTTTCACTTAATAGCCAATAATGCACTTCGTGGCTGACGTGCAAATGGGGGATAAAATCAAAATGGATTGCTAAATATTCATTTTGCTTTAGATCTAAGCTGCGCAAAATATCTTCTAATAACGGCGTAGGGAGATTTTCGGTTTCGCTAATGATCACCAACCGCACCTGCTCATCAATAGGAATATTTACCACGCCTTGCAAACTTTCAGGGCGCACCAGTTGCCATTGGGAAAGCCCCATTTCTTGTAACAGAAGTTGATGCCGTTTCATAAAATGATGATTGATGAACTAAATTGCGTCATTGTAAACATTTCTCAAAATGTGGGCAAATTTTCATTGTGTTTTGTGATTTAATCTCAGTAAAATGCCACTTTATTATTTATTAGATAGGATAAACCCGTGATTTCACCTGAAAGCCAAGTGCTAGAACGCCATCTTTCTTTATTTGAAAATCGAAATGTATTATTTGCTGGGGCATTGAATGATGATTTTCCACAGCAATTACGCAACAACGCGCAATCAGTCCATTGCTGGACGTGGTATTTTGACTATGCCGAAAACAAAAGTGCGGTGGATTTTTCCGTAGATTTTGTGCCAAAGGCCGATTTAATCGTTTATTATTGGACAAAAAACAAACAAGAAAATCAGCTGCAATTAATGCGGCTTTTATCACAATGCGCGCCTGAGCAAGAAGTGTTGATTATTGGTGAAAATCGCAGCGGTGTACGTTCAGCGGAAAAAATGCTTTCCCCTTTCGGCGAAATTGGCAAAATTGATAGCGCAAGACGTTGTGGACTTTATCATTTTTGTTTGAAAAATCCACCGCACTTTGATTTAGCCAAATATTGGAAATCTT
Coding sequences:
- a CDS encoding methyltransferase family protein, which codes for MLASLIAICSLWQFHQAKTTISPLSVEKTSQLITTGIYAFSRNPMYLSFGDFTQLVFMARQWAGNFWADLLCSHYEPISN
- the rimI gene encoding ribosomal protein S18-alanine N-acetyltransferase, which gives rise to MVKISPILPQDFDRLFEIEQQAHLVPWSLGTLKNNQGERYFNLKLEKDQRIIGFAICQKVLDEATLFNLAIDPAYQGQGLGKQLLHSLIDELRGQGILTLWLEVRQSNEIAQKLYLQCGFNEVDIRKNYYPTLDGGRENAVVMACYYKEQQC
- a CDS encoding DMT family transporter; this translates as MLERYRGEIILLFVTISAAIGWFFSKYAIDALPSVGFIGLRFFLAALVFLPFAYVHLRRLNRQQVISAVLIGGVFAVFLGVWILAITNNTNFGEGAFLTSLSMLIAPLLAWIVFKQKPQSSFWLCLPIAVLGLYFLALGNNGFDLSSDNSLYLLTSLLAASYFVLNHHYARHIPVLPLTTIQLAMVGILCGLYSMFVETWPANIPNETWGWLAASVLIATNFRFLLQTLGQKYSSVGNAALIMLLEPVWTLFLSMLIFHEPLTPHKALGCGLIFIALIFYRLPKEKVKQFLRRKNAKK
- a CDS encoding DNA polymerase III subunit psi; amino-acid sequence: MKRHQLLLQEMGLSQWQLVRPESLQGVVNIPIDEQVRLVIISETENLPTPLLEDILRSLDLKQNEYLAIHFDFIPHLHVSHEVHYWLLSENSEKIHRTLPYCQKALSQWHSPDWKTFMASPQEKRKLWQQIQGINP